In Montipora capricornis isolate CH-2021 chromosome 4, ASM3666992v2, whole genome shotgun sequence, the DNA window tatgataaacaaattacttcatgattggttcgtttgcatgattattattattattactcactcgttgtgaaggatcgttaaacttaCTCGAGCTCGTTcacttcgctcactcgttcgtttacgcgatccttcacaactcgtgaaggGTAGGTAGCTAGTATCTCCGTGCGTTTATCCTCCCAACCATAAATTACCACAGAGGaaagaccacaacaccgagaGTTCCATGCTCTGCTCTATGCGAATAGTgggtgggttcttttacgtccccaGGGTTATGTGACACTTAAGACTAGGGAGtgaaaccatttgcagatgtcattaaaAAGGCAGCACATATGTGATCGTTCATTCACTTTCGCTTCTGTTTCTTTCAGGTTATGGTCACATGTCACCTCATACCTGGCAAGGCCAGTTATTCTGTATATTCTACAGTCTTCTCGCCATACCAGTGGCAGGCATTATGCTGCTCGGCGTTGGAAATCACGTGAGTTTGGCCATCCGAGTACTTATCCGCTTCCTCGAGAAAAGCTTTCCCAGTGGGGTGGTATGGGGGAGTGCGAAACTCAAAAGCACGTTGGTGACTGTCGCCCTGATGATCCTTATGATTATTTTTGGCGCTATTTTGACGTCACACACCGACGACTGGTATTTCAGAGAAGGAGCGTATTTCTACTTCATCAGCGTTTCTACCATCGGTTTCGGAGATTACGTCGTCAACGACGGTCAGCTTAAATCTTCGGAGCACGCCAAAACGATCGCCGTTAATTTCACGATTGTGCTCATCACTCTTGGTCTATGTGTCTTGTCCAGTGTGCTATGCTCTGTCAGCGCCGCCATCGAAGagagacagagcaaaatacgcATGCACATGGAAAATTCAGCTGTCAATGCTGTTGGCGCAGCTGAATCGGCCTTGAATAGTGTAACTAGTAACTTTCCTTTGAGATTGTCTAGAAAGGATAAGGATAAAAATTGCAAAGAAGGGGAGGACGAGAGGAGCATTAATCAAAATCTTGGATCAGAATCTGCTTACGCCAGCCAACCGGATTTGGCATAAACTAGGCCTTTATTGAGATTAAAGATTACTTGAGAAGCTAATGCTTCCAATTTCTCCCTAGGCGTTTTAAAGTTAGTCATCCTCTAACTGTTTCATGGTAGCAAACGAATACTGCCTGAATATCCCAAGGGAACGATATTTAGGGCCAGTACAGAGGGGAaatgaatagtatcccataATGCATAGAGATTCGttttatattatcaactgaaaTTGTGACTTAGAAAGTATCTTTCAGCCACAACGCAGAGATGAGTAGTGCTGGAGACTTCCATGTTGTGTTTACAAACAGACCTTGGTGTCAAGGCTTTGGCTCCTCAGCATATATGTTTTAAAGTCAATTAGCGTGTCATTTAAAAAATGAGAGGGGAGTGTAGATATTTGATCGATTTATTCAGTAAATAAACCGCTTCTCGCGGCTCGTATGCcggctgataatgtccgcggcCAGACGAGGAATGGATAGTATCCCATAATGCATAGCGAATCCttttatattatca includes these proteins:
- the LOC138047119 gene encoding potassium channel subfamily K member 9-like, translating into MMTDAEEDTARFEPKSLCVKVVIALLVMLVGAAVFMELEREKEDSSSSGILHDANKLKHSLIEKYNISSRDMKKLEIALERETTVKQEQERLSRWTYSNSVFFAFTIMTTIGYGHMSPHTWQGQLFCIFYSLLAIPVAGIMLLGVGNHVSLAIRVLIRFLEKSFPSGVVWGSAKLKSTLVTVALMILMIIFGAILTSHTDDWYFREGAYFYFISVSTIGFGDYVVNDGQLKSSEHAKTIAVNFTIVLITLGLCVLSSVLCSVSAAIEERQSKIRMHMENSAVNAVGAAESALNSVTSNFPLRLSRKDKDKNCKEGEDERSINQNLGSESAYASQPDLA